One Salvia miltiorrhiza cultivar Shanhuang (shh) chromosome 6, IMPLAD_Smil_shh, whole genome shotgun sequence genomic window, GAAAGTTGTATTTACCCAATTAATTAACCAATAATTAACTTAATTTTAGTGAAAGTGGGCTAAGCCGGCGATGCTAGTTCAGAAACAGCTCAGTcgtcttttcttttttttgtaaatttattatcagaagaaaaaaaaagattaaaaaaataaatttctctctttcgttttttttttttaaataatttcacCATTTTCGATTCCTCCTTTTATTCCaataagggataatattatttctcTGCATCGAcaaacatcgaaattaaatgacatgtttaaataataaaaaaatattaaataaaatttaaatataaacaaatgaaaaataggttttaataataaaataaaataaaataatccacatcaattactcaataaaatcttgaatttgaaacgtatattttcaactttgtataaagtataatgataattatagttattaaataaatttaaattatttgataatgaaaattgacattacacattattattattattattattattattattattaagcgtcataataaacaaattaatattttcatacacaaatataaataaaaagttgtaaaatgttatgaagagagaaaaaataaaatattttaattttaatttttcttaatttattcattttaaattcatttttgatgattttttataccatattaaagatcttttcacaaacttaaatttaagatgtagtagtatattaagtatttttttcatcatgaattaaatttgatgatatttagaaaataaaattaaagaaaaaaatatagagaaaaatagtgaaagaagagagagagaaatggaggGGAAAAACTCctctatataaaataaaaatgaagaaaaagaaatgatgaatttaaatggagaatttttttattcctctttttttcataataaatttacaatcaaagataaCACATCCTAATTGCATATATATTAACAAATTCTTATTTTGTACAtcaactttaaaataaaattactcaattaaataattttaatacaaattttaaagttagtgtgtaaaatgaaaatttgttgAAACTTTAGTAATTTATATATTGCAATTAGCCCTAATTATATCAGGGTAATTTAGCTAAAGCTTTATAAGCTACAAACTGTGAAagtaactttttttaaaaaaataaattaaaaaaaatcttacttatatttttcttcatgatcttataaataataataattttaaaaaataacccTAGAATATTTACAATTACatctcatttttttctttttaattaagaTTTTCTCTTTATAACTTCTAAAtttctctaacttataagttcaatttatttaaaaattttaatagtAATTTAGAAATATTCTTGAcacattatattttataagctcttaaagctTCTAAATGGTTTAATATAAGCTTAGTCAGACATCCTCTACATCACATTTGTAGAGATATCATAATGTGATCATCTCTGTTACGTCCATTATAATTAAATGATTAATTTGTGCTTTATAGGCATTTTTCGTTTCTAATACAAAGTTATATAAAGATCTATATATTAcacaattttaatttgatttgatttaaatattttacagTGCAATTTTTTCTCATCATACTTCGTTTTAAACCAAGTATCATAGATGAGAACAAagtttcttaattaattaatactttttTAGCTTTTTTATAGTACGTCGAgataaaaatctaaataaattaCAATAGGGTTATTGGCgtataaatacaccaactttagaccaattttagtttttaacataaactttaaaaagtgtcaaaaatacaccaacttattGATTGTAATAATTTTAACACGATTTTCAGTCAAATTAAAGCTTACTGCATGCCAAAATGCTAATGAGGACAAATCGGATTGTGGTAATTTGAACACGAATTTGAATTGTCGGATTATATTAAATCGTATGACATTTATTTTGTTAGTTTCGAATTgtatttatgaaattatatagaattcgtgttaaaattactacaatcaataagttgatgtattttttgaaaccttttaaaattcatgttaaaAATGAGAATTAGTctaaagttgatgtatttatgcGCTAATAACCCTTTATAATATCCAAAGTATAATTCTTTTCTTTGTCTATGAAGGTAGAAACTTTGAAGCTTCCATGGAAtcgaaatattatttttgttactaaaacttgtagTATGTTTGGATTCAATTTTTGgaaaattaagaatagaattttaTAACTCACTTGCAGATCAATATGAGCACATATCAATGAAATATTCATGATTGTGAGTGGAATCAATTGCACCCTTTCCATACAGACATTCGTGCAACTGTCCAAAAAATACAATTACATGACAAAACACTGATAGCATGCATACAATAAGTCAATTGAAAATTGCACCTTCAGTTACCCATTGCATATAATCTACATATAAATTACTCAACTTGTGAGAAAAGCCAAAGATCAAGAAGTCAAGACTAACAAACTCAACTTCCACCActcatgaatatatatacaaaattagATATTCTAAACTTATATGATTTTCAAGATAAATAGCCTTAAAATATCCATATCTGAAACAATATAgactctctgctctctctctctctgttatGAACATATCTAGACCACCAGTCCTAATAAatattgtaaataaaaaatcatgtCACAATGAATTTTCTTATAATTTAACTTGTATATAGATCGAGTTGCAATTTTTAATCTTGAATTTCAGAGGTAAAACTAGCAGAGAAGACTAATTTCAGACAATTCTTCTCACTGTATACTCAAGTATGTATAAGAAATTTTTAGCAAAAATCAATAATTGTCTTTCgaacaataaaatattagaaaatgaaagaaaaaaatgtcTAATTGAGACTTACTACCAGCAAAGGGCCAGGGGTTTGGAAGAGGGTTTGTATTTGGAGCAGGGGAATTGATGCAACCACCATTCGCAAGGGTTTGATTCACAAGAGTTCGGACCGTTTGGTTGTGCCGAGCAGGAGGTGGTCGTGGCTGTGCCGAGCAGGAGGTGGTCGTGGCTGTGCCGACTGACCAGGGGTGGCACGATGCGGCGTGGTGATGGCGGCATACAGACGGCGACGTGGTGCTGGCGGCGCGGTGACGGGACAGAGATGTGAGAAAGACATCGCTTTAAGGGAGAGAGATGACGGATTGAGGGAGAGGACGAGTTTGATGCTGAAAATGGCGGTTTAGGGAGAGGGCGGCTTACAGACAACGACGATTGAGGAAGAGGGCTGAGGGTTTGTAAATACAGACGGCAGAAGAGTGAGTTTGAGATGGGAGAGGGTAGACTTAGAGTGGGTACGTGGGAGGGagttattttttaattgaaattggcTAGTGTAGGATCTTAATACACTacaatcaattttattttatatgttcgAATCCTACTCCctttattaattatgtttttttatattttttataattatatgtatgtaatttattctatttaatatttaaataaaaataataatttctatataaattatttttttatttaaaatttgtattttaaaaaatttacaaaatttaTCATAATCATTATTTACATAATGTTTAGAAAACAATCACTATACAATacaaatttttcttatttttatttatttataacaaataaattcatatttattaaatatctaaatgaTTAACAAAAATcattacaaaataaattcattctttaaaattttacatGCAATGTAAATTTATcttacttaatatttaaataatttttttaaaaaaataaatgatatacaatataaattgaattattaaaaatctttaattattttatgtttataaattatatcttaattattatttaaataattataaataaaagtcaatatttAAAACATAGAccattcattttttataataaaaataaatttatttttattaatatactaCAGTTTCTAGATTAACGTAAAGAAAAGTATGAAGACACACGCACATACACTACAGTTTGAAGATGACGGTAGAGAAAAGTAAaactacacacacacatacactacgTTATGAAGAAAAAATGTAGAGAAAACTAAGAAAAATCACGCTCATACACTACGGTTGATAGAACCGTAGACTATGCCTATGATAGActacattttttatattattgtaGTGTATTATCACGAAAAACGAGCACATACACTACAGTTATGGTAAAAAACCGTAGTATATTAGTATAGACTACGATTTTTACAAAACATTGTAGTCTATGCAGTGTAGAGAAAGACCAAATTTGTAATAGTGAGACTGCAGTCTTGCAGAAGAAAATTAAGTAACCATTCTCTTCCttcccatttttctttttctcatccTTTTTAATAAGAGTTACGGATCCTATGTGCGTATagtaaataattattttgtaaaGTTGGTTTTAGTTAAAGTTTTGATAAGTCGAATGGTTGTCTCATTTTTCGTTGGCAAAtagttaattttatataaattaaatgatataagATTAATCTAGTTTTATTTAGAGTGTGtgtggattttatttatttttgtataagaTTATACTCCTTCCTTTTCGCTTATAAcgtctcatttttctttttgaaacgTCCCATTTATTAATGTCTCAACTCAAAAAatgatataaattattttatatactcTCTTTTTATATCTTTTCTTATatctacattttcttaatttgaGTATCAATTTTTTTGGGACGCTATAAACGGAACCAAGGGAGTagaattatttttgtttatttagacactacaaaaaaacgcgtttttaccggcgaaaactaccggcggctattttgccgtcggtagctaacggcggcacggcggcggcagtcGAGGCGACCCGAACTTTCGAATTTACCGGccatctaccgacggcaaattaacaacatatttcaggtattatctccacatattcaaagattataattatatgagtgagtatatagcatttaaatgaattaatagatgtagatatatcaataatacgagtgttctgtactggtgatcactcgaaaagaatttcaaagttaagcgtgcttgacacagagcacaagcaagatgggtgacccactgggaagtcgggtcgccgactgggaagttcgtctaaagtatgcaataccgtataaatacggaaataaattgtggatatacaatatacaataaaataaataaataaataaataaaataaaataaaataaaataaaataaaaaaataaaattaaaaacattaccgtgggcaaaacgccgtcggtagttaccgacggcaatttgccctcggtaaatacccggccatCCTCCGGCAAAGACCCACCGGACGGCGGTAGcttgttaccgacggcgttttgccgcCGCTACTTAGCGGCGGTAATCGCCGTCGCTAGTTTTCCGGCAAGGTcagccggactccggtggctctctaccgacggcaaaatagccctcggtaactagcggcggtgtctgccgccgctaattctccggctaggctccgccgtttaacggcgacaattccggcggcatcgccgccgttaactgccgacggcggatgttcgccgccgttattgtcgttgccgacgaaccgtttagcggcgggagcttgccgccgttatcgccgccggtaacactatttaccggcggccgtcttttgttaccgacggcatttagccgtcggtaatcaacgctttttttgtagtgagagttctttaaattacaaaatgtttatttaattcatactcctatattcatatttttcatgTACGTGTGGCACTTTACATCAAGCTAGCTAGTATTCCATAATGATGCCATTGGTAATCCACTTAGACATCGTAATATGCAAACATCGATCAGTTGAattattaaaaatcaaatttaaaattagaatataGAATATTTGGTAACACATAAACCAAGAAAAGAATGTGTGATGACCCAATTCATTACACTAGGTATAACTTAAATGCCTTATGTTTATTCTTTAGCTCACACTCCAAGTTTGCATGATCGATTATTACTATAGCTCAAAAGTTCCGAAGtatttttaatacaaattttacattatttttccttttccctttCATATATGATAGATTTCAAAATTGAGAATATAAAGTTAAAAACCATATGTATATAGTCTGGGGATTGTTGATATGTTGTACAAATGGGATTATTGTGTAATAAAAACAAAATGTATTGAGGAAAAATACACATcaattccctctctctctctctctctctctatatatatatatatatatatatataggggagggctagaataaaaacactcttaagtgtataaaatataaatgattttcagcccttagatcatcaagatctacggttgattcgtaacccttttggatgaattcgtggtcctgggttcgaatcccaaaggtagcaaaattttatttttcacaattcgtaaccatgttggatgaattcgtaaccctgttggataaaattcgtacattaaaaaatgtttatatttatattttaagaagtgtttttactgtagccctcccctataccctatatatatatatatatagggatatatatatatatatatatatatatatatatatatatatagtattatcATTCTGAGAGTGATTAGTGATAAGAAGAGAGGGAAAAAAGAATgtcgagagagaaagagggagaaaTGGAGAAGGAGAGTATTTCTCATATGTTTCATGAACACCCGCTGAGTTTGATCCCCAACTCCGCCGTGGAAACTGATAATTATTGGAGCACTGATAATAATTGGAGCACTTGGTGTTATGGTTGTGGGAGATACTTTTTAGCAGGAGAGGCAGGCTATGGATGCAGCCAAAAGTGTGGATTTGGTCATCTATTACACAAAGAATGCATGGAGATGCCGAGAGAGATCTGTCATCCTCTCCACCCTTCACACTCACTCACACTACAACATGATTCTTCATTGTATTCTGTTACAATGACCATTGGATGTGCAGTTTGTGAATTGTATGGGCATGGGCTATTCTACAAATGTAGTGGGGGATGTGAGTGGTGGATCCACTTGGGATGCACAGGGGATTTTGATGCAGCAGTAGTTGATGATGTTCCAACAATGAAGCACCCAAGCCACCCCAAACACTACCTCATATTTTCCAAGAAAACAAGGTGGTGCTCCTTCCCCTGTGATGCATGTGGCGCCTCTCACAAAGGGAACTCCTACATCTGCACCCTTTGCGACTACTGGATACACGAGACATGTGCCCTCTTGCCGATGTCTGCGCACTTCCCTCAGCATCGCCCCgaccactctctctcactcgCTTTTAATCCGCCATATGAGTACATCTTATATGATTTTGTGTGTTAtgaattaaaaatattgttgagttttATATTATTGCACaatgataatttaaagttcAAATTTAGTAAAGCTTTGTTCACAGTTATTTCCACCCAATAAAGAAGATTTAAAGTTAGGTCACATTACGAACTTTGTTATATACTTTGAGATAAATGGAAgaattttatatgaaagtttCTCCTATTGTGGATGTTTTATCATCATCATTAATGGACTTAGCTTTGTCCAAGTTAAAAGAAGATAATGAGCTAGTCGCGTGACTACTTTTTTTAATAATGTCGTGATGTAATTTAAACGATGATATGTTAGGTTATAACGTTatttctttgtaattttaattaaaaaaatcttaagatttattaagttataattattagTTGGACCCTACAGAGTAAAAAGTCTAGATCCGCCACTGAAAATAGAACGTGTtagtatggattttttttttttttttttttttttttactttctttGCTTCAATCACATGTAGATTTAAGAATTTGCATGATACAATTTTTGGTAACTAATTCACAGTTtacaataaaattttaaaattttgctAAACAATTGAAATTTTTGTCCCGTATTAAATAGAAGTAATAATTAGAACATATATAATTTTGTGCTATGATTAATTTTGTTGCAGATCTAATAATGAAAATGCAGTTGCTGATGTGAAAGACATTATCAAGGGTCCAATAGATGACATATATGAGGAGATTATCAGACCATTCGTTAAGAGAGTGAGAGAACTAGTTTCCATCCCTCAGAAGACCTGTCATAAACATCATTTGCTAAGTTTTACTACATTTCCATCTTCATCGCCCCCTTCATCAACTCATCATCACAAccatgaagaagaagaagaagaagaagaagattacAAGGAAGACAGTAATATTCCAGGATTGGAACTAACATGTGATGGATGCACATTGCCTATACATGAAAAGACGCAAAGAGATGAGTACGAGAATGGTTAcatgagttgtgatgaatgcaAATACTTTCTCCACTTGTCCTGCTTTAACTTACCACCACACCTCCCTTCTCATCCACTCCACTTGTCCTGCTTTAACTTACAGCCATACAATCCATTTTTTTCACCTTATCCCTTCAATCTAACGCTTCGAAATACTGGCAAGCTAACATATTGGGCATACTGCAATATTTGCGAGGCTTACACAAATGGGCTCTTTTATACTTGTACCAAATGTGGCATTAATATAGACATCAAGTGTGCTTCTCTGCCCAACACCATAAAACATGCAGCTCACCCACAACACAATCATCTCATGAATCTAGTCACGGATAATCGCCGGTACAATTTTTGTGGTGTTTGTTATGATACTATATCTTCAAAGCATGGATTTTACAGATGCAATAGCTGCAAGTTTTGTATGTGTGCTGAATGTGTGTTGCTACCAGCACAAAATAAGCATAGATTGGAGAAGCACCGATTGTGGTTGACATATGATGCGTATGTTAATCGTCCCGGTGACTTCTACTGCAGCAGCTGCGAAAACCAAATGCATTCGAGGAGGAGGATGTATTATTGTCGAGACTGCGATCAATCCTTTCATTCCAACTGCATTCCTGGTAGGTCGGGTAAGTATAGAAACATCAAGTATGGGATGCAGCAGTATGTGATTCCCACTCTTCATCACCCTCACCACCCTCTTAGATTTCAAATCATAACCAAGAAAAAGCGTTGCGACCTATGTCATGATGATCATTATGATGAGCCTGGATTTCAATGTGTGTCATGCTACTTTGTCATGTGTTGGTCCTGCACTAAAAGGCACAGGGATGAATTTAAGGCCATCTGATTCACAACATTCACATCCACCTCAATCTCTCCTTTAATTGCTTGTATTTATGGGCTAAATGTGTGTTGTTGCGATTTAAGTGATGAGTTGTATACATGTTAATTTACTCTTGTAAGTCAATACTAAATAAATGTTTTACTTATACTTaaaagtttcatatatatataattcttgTTTATATATACTGGCTAAATGGTGCATGCATGGGCATGGGGCATAGAGGTGGATGCAGGGAGAGCTAGAGTCTTCCCCAACCGAAGAATTTCTCAAATTTTGAGTTGGTGctataagattttgaaagttgataaaaaaatgaattttcaattttttaggGCATATTCGATGCTTATCATTTTTAAGTagaaaaaacatatataactgATGATCGAAATCATGTAGTTTTTGTTACTTTGTGAAGTTATTACACAATTGGTTTGCTTAATGTTGATAAAACGATATATATAACTGAAGATAATAGGATTGATGAAGGAAAACCTACGCGCGTCTGCACAATTCAAGTGGGTAGattctatatatttttatcaaagTGAATATTTTTGGCTTACGCCTTATCAAAAGTGGGCATACATTTCTGGATTAACACTAATGGtgtatttattttggttgtaaaattttcattggaaaatgatgaataaaaaaacataacaaaatattatatttttctcccTTTTTATCTTGTGTttactgctgaaatagaaattttattaaaacgaAATAAAAAGAGAACCTACACCCAAGAGAGCATAGACGCAGCTGAGGgtcgggcctcattaaaacatTTTTAAGGTAAATCAACcttttatcatgtgtttactagatataaaaatattagaaaatattgaaaaatatttttacattacatctaaagataatattatccaacattagagagaaaatgattgaaaATAGGTTGTCtgagaaaatatttcatcttGTCCAGAAAATGATTGAAAATAGGCTGTCTaaaaattttctcatttttcatcaaattaaACGCACTCTTAGGAAAAAAATTCTAACTACTAGAATGAAAAAAACCCAAGAATCATTTGGATATAAGGAAATCCCTATCAATCACTTTCAACATCTCCTACGAATTTCATTGGCAACAATTGcacatttcattttaattgtctgtaaattcgtgaaatttctttttttttcggatgtttcccacaattttttaatattacatAGTAATCCACCACTTTAAATTTCTTCTTAATATTTCCGTGGTGACAAAATTCAGCCAAATTACAAGGCAATCATTCACACTAATGATTGAACCTTCATTTCTTCGGCGCAAATGGTAATCTAATGAACTCTAATCTATTAATTGATGGTTGGAGATTCTTTTTGACTGATATATTTATAATCTTGCTGGGTcttgaaaaagaagaaattttGCCGAATTTTATCACTGCGAATACATTAAGAAGAAATTTATAAGTGATGGATTATTATGCAAAAGTAAAAATTCTTGGGAAACAtccgaaaaaaaaatgaaacttcaTTAATTTACAGCCAATTAACCCAAATATTCTACATCGTCAAAACGATATGGAGAAACTTATACCAATTAATTGATGTTTTGGGTAAAATTATCACTATATAAGTGATCAATTTACGAGGTTAAAactgttggaaattggttgcgagtaaccaatgtttgataattttttgagtaccgaaaacatttaatttagcataattaaatgggacaggatcgatctacgttccgagtagatgatcgtagtatatttatttactcaaaaccgatttccggtgagtgagaaataattgtttaaagttgggtacttgaaacattgagctgtgggaaaagataagcattaaataagatttaatgcttatcccacatcggaatgtggataacatttattacagtataaaagctattacatcacaggatgtaataaaactgtgtgcacatgTGACGGGTTGCacagcccacacgcgcgcgccgccgccgcc contains:
- the LOC130990053 gene encoding uncharacterized protein LOC130990053; amino-acid sequence: MTIGCAVCELYGHGLFYKCSGGCEWWIHLGCTGDFDAAVVDDVPTMKHPSHPKHYLIFSKKTRWCSFPCDACGASHKGNSYICTLCDYWIHETCALLPISNNENAVADVKDIIKGPIDDIYEEIIRPFVKRVRELVSIPQKTCHKHHLLSFTTFPSSSPPSSTHHHNHEEEEEEEEDYKEDSNIPGLELTCDGCTLPIHEKTQRDEYENGYMSCDECKYFLHLSCFNLPPHLPSHPLHLSCFNLQPYNPFFSPYPFNLTLRNTGKLTYWAYCNICEAYTNGLFYTCTKCGINIDIKCASLPNTIKHAAHPQHNHLMNLVTDNRRYNFCGVCYDTISSKHGFYRCNSCKFCMCAECVLLPAQNKHRLEKHRLWLTYDAYVNRPGDFYCSSCENQMHSRRRMYYCRDCDQSFHSNCIPGRSGKYRNIKYGMQQYVIPTLHHPHHPLRFQIITKKKRCDLCHDDHYDEPGFQCVSCYFVMCWSCTKRHRDEFKAI